A region of Sulfurimonas sp. DNA encodes the following proteins:
- a CDS encoding GAF domain-containing protein — MKYKGTYKKLAKFGRELLKNPSYSSALPHISKYAKEVIGVQRCSIFINDIEKKELWTTLADDVSRIVIPLDKGLVGFTIKERKPIIANDPYTHLHFLPEIDKATGYITTNIITAPIFNSKREIIGVLELLNKDGGFDNEDIKFMIFFAHYVSGYLELINLCLIKESV, encoded by the coding sequence TTGAAATATAAAGGTACTTATAAAAAACTAGCAAAATTTGGTCGAGAGTTGTTAAAGAATCCTTCATACTCTAGTGCTTTACCTCATATTTCAAAGTATGCAAAAGAGGTTATTGGCGTACAAAGATGTTCTATTTTTATTAATGATATAGAAAAAAAAGAGCTTTGGACAACTTTAGCGGATGATGTTAGTAGGATTGTGATTCCATTAGATAAAGGTTTAGTAGGTTTTACTATTAAAGAGAGAAAACCAATCATCGCAAACGACCCATATACTCACTTACATTTTTTACCAGAAATAGATAAAGCAACAGGATATATAACTACAAATATAATTACAGCTCCTATATTTAACTCTAAAAGAGAAATTATAGGAGTTTTAGAGTTGCTTAACAAAGATGGAGGTTTTGATAATGAAGATATTAAGTTTATGATATTTTTTGCACATTATGTCAGTGGTTATTTAGAGTTGATAAATTTATGTCTAATAAAAGAGAGCGTGTAA
- the arsC gene encoding arsenate reductase (glutaredoxin) (This arsenate reductase requires both glutathione and glutaredoxin to convert arsenate to arsenite, after which the efflux transporter formed by ArsA and ArsB can extrude the arsenite from the cell, providing resistance.) — MHLVTIWHNPRCSKSREAMGILEEIGCEKEVVKYLEITPTKDEITTALSMLGMNPRELMRTKEDIYKELRLQNEDDYDKLVDAMVLNPKLIERPVIFKDNKAIIGRPTSIIAEFIRN; from the coding sequence ATGCATTTAGTTACAATCTGGCACAATCCAAGATGTTCAAAATCTCGAGAGGCAATGGGTATTTTAGAAGAAATAGGCTGTGAAAAAGAAGTTGTAAAATACTTAGAAATAACTCCAACTAAAGATGAAATCACGACTGCACTAAGTATGCTAGGCATGAACCCTAGAGAGCTTATGAGAACCAAAGAAGATATATACAAAGAACTGCGTCTTCAAAATGAAGATGATTATGATAAATTAGTAGATGCTATGGTTTTAAATCCAAAACTTATAGAGAGACCTGTTATATTTAAAGATAACAAAGCCATCATAGGAAGACCAACTTCCATAATAGCGGAGTTTATAAGGAATTAG
- a CDS encoding iron-sulfur cluster assembly scaffold protein codes for MTPQEELSSEIGKHLMQPENYGELEDAHCVGMGIDNATQSYVIMFINLDDTHILDVKFGSNASQDTNTLGSLFTEMIKGDEIVNVLKTTLQLEQDLQKSYADLPDPKVDTSKPEGEQVEHISTQYQDSANMVLTSFRAALRHLERKKGGVVEEQFEMNISKSCPYSGTDCHFVTKVDETNSL; via the coding sequence ATGACACCGCAAGAAGAACTAAGCTCTGAGATAGGCAAACATCTAATGCAACCTGAAAACTATGGGGAACTAGAAGATGCCCATTGTGTTGGCATGGGTATAGACAACGCAACGCAATCGTATGTGATTATGTTTATAAATTTAGATGATACTCATATACTTGATGTTAAGTTTGGCTCAAATGCAAGTCAGGACACAAACACTTTAGGCTCACTTTTTACAGAGATGATTAAGGGAGATGAGATTGTAAATGTTTTAAAAACTACACTACAACTAGAACAAGACCTTCAAAAATCTTACGCCGACTTACCTGATCCAAAAGTAGATACAAGTAAACCAGAAGGTGAACAAGTAGAACATATATCAACGCAATATCAAGATAGTGCAAATATGGTTTTAACTTCTTTTCGTGCAGCCTTGCGTCACTTAGAGAGAAAAAAAGGTGGAGTTGTTGAAGAGCAGTTTGAGATGAATATCAGTAAATCATGCCCTTACTCTGGAACTGATTGTCATTTTGTGACAAAAGTAGATGAAACTAATTCCTTATAA
- a CDS encoding deoxycytidylate deaminase, which produces MLSDENFINIAIELATASKCVSKQVGAVIVKDGRILSTGYNGTPAGFTNCCDHWGGKYTDEHHEWSKTYEIHAEMNAIIWAARKGICVEGATIYVTLEPCSECSKNVIASGIKRIVYAKEYEHTNSKTISKFIKDNGVSIEKLKRGTK; this is translated from the coding sequence ATGCTAAGTGATGAAAATTTTATAAATATTGCCATAGAATTAGCTACTGCTTCAAAGTGTGTTTCTAAGCAAGTTGGTGCAGTTATAGTCAAAGATGGTCGTATTCTTAGTACAGGTTACAACGGAACTCCTGCTGGTTTTACAAACTGCTGTGATCATTGGGGTGGTAAATATACTGATGAGCATCATGAGTGGAGTAAAACTTATGAGATTCATGCAGAAATGAATGCAATAATCTGGGCAGCAAGAAAAGGCATCTGCGTTGAAGGTGCTACTATCTATGTAACTTTAGAGCCTTGTAGTGAGTGTAGCAAAAATGTTATAGCAAGTGGTATTAAACGCATAGTTTATGCAAAAGAGTATGAACATACAAACTCCAAAACTATTTCAAAGTTCATTAAAGACAATGGCGTAAGTATAGAAAAGTTAAAAAGAGGAACAAAATAA
- a CDS encoding 7TM diverse intracellular signaling domain-containing protein: MLIKIILLTSLMLSALYSSVIHVNEKSINISVLENSYMYIDESSTLNFKDIQKKDFKPFLVDYVRLGYIDATLWTKFSIKNDSPQDMTRYISISNPTFDTVELYTKIQKKYKKESQGLWHLNQYKRNNILHPSFKVEFKAHEMKEFYYKTHSIDSAHYFKLHIKDINTLYEDEFSYQLILSMFFGAMLALVLYNVFIYFFTRELSYLYYILYILFTTLYYASYSIMLDYILPENSNMIDIFMDFYSLALANIAALLFIKVFLNIKQYKRHNIIINMILVLNIMHILIYINGSYLIEYSLYIILVTFVFILYISAFSFYKKNPQAKYILIGWSFNFSGVLMISLQQYGLPNIIDYFPHFCALTIFMEAILFSVALSSKLNTTKALQKAVKTNKILTRELHHRVKNNMQFIILMYRLKLDSLNNKDVEQKLRESEGAVQAISKTHEILYNQNDLENIDTQGYFTNLIDELEKSFNTTKIKIYLEVKDTLDVQNSIHCGIILNELITNSFKYAFKDGEGVISIKLIKKDKKHIFTVEDNGEGFDYEQKQHDSFGLSFVETIVVDELGGTILFDTSDGTKVKMNF; the protein is encoded by the coding sequence ATGTTAATAAAAATAATATTATTGACCTCGCTCATGCTCTCAGCACTATATTCGTCAGTTATACATGTAAATGAAAAATCTATAAATATCAGCGTACTAGAAAACTCTTACATGTATATTGATGAGAGTTCAACTCTTAATTTTAAAGATATACAAAAAAAAGACTTTAAACCTTTTCTTGTTGATTATGTTCGTCTTGGCTATATAGATGCTACTTTATGGACAAAATTTAGTATAAAAAATGACTCACCGCAAGACATGACAAGGTACATTAGTATTTCAAATCCGACATTTGACACGGTAGAACTTTATACAAAAATACAAAAAAAGTATAAAAAAGAGTCACAAGGACTATGGCATCTAAACCAATACAAAAGAAATAATATATTACACCCAAGTTTTAAAGTGGAGTTTAAGGCACATGAAATGAAGGAATTTTACTACAAAACTCATTCTATCGATAGCGCGCACTACTTCAAACTACATATCAAAGATATAAATACTTTGTATGAAGATGAGTTCTCCTATCAACTCATCTTATCTATGTTTTTTGGAGCGATGTTAGCTCTTGTACTTTATAATGTTTTCATATATTTTTTTACACGAGAGCTTTCTTATTTATACTATATTTTGTATATATTGTTTACCACTTTGTATTACGCCTCTTACTCTATCATGCTAGATTATATACTTCCAGAAAATTCTAATATGATAGATATTTTTATGGATTTTTACTCTTTAGCTTTAGCAAACATTGCTGCACTTCTTTTTATAAAAGTATTTTTGAATATAAAGCAGTATAAGAGGCACAACATAATTATTAATATGATACTTGTGCTAAATATAATGCATATACTAATTTATATAAATGGAAGTTATCTGATTGAATATTCCCTTTACATTATTTTGGTTACATTTGTATTTATACTATATATCTCTGCTTTCTCTTTTTACAAAAAAAATCCTCAAGCAAAGTATATTTTAATTGGTTGGAGCTTCAATTTTTCGGGTGTATTGATGATATCCCTTCAGCAGTACGGACTTCCAAATATAATAGACTATTTTCCTCATTTTTGTGCATTGACAATTTTCATGGAAGCTATCCTTTTCTCAGTTGCACTATCTTCAAAACTAAACACGACAAAAGCACTACAAAAAGCAGTTAAAACAAATAAAATACTAACAAGAGAACTTCATCATCGAGTTAAAAACAATATGCAATTTATTATTCTTATGTATAGGCTAAAGCTTGATAGCCTAAACAATAAAGATGTAGAACAAAAGCTAAGAGAGAGTGAAGGAGCTGTTCAAGCCATAAGTAAAACTCATGAGATTTTGTACAATCAAAATGATTTAGAAAATATAGATACCCAAGGCTACTTTACAAATCTAATAGATGAATTAGAAAAAAGCTTTAACACAACAAAGATAAAAATTTATCTAGAGGTAAAGGATACTTTGGATGTCCAAAACTCCATACACTGTGGCATCATACTCAATGAGCTTATAACCAACTCCTTCAAATATGCCTTTAAAGATGGTGAAGGGGTTATCAGTATTAAGCTTATTAAAAAAGATAAGAAGCATATATTTACAGTAGAAGATAATGGGGAAGGATTTGATTATGAGCAAAAACAACACGATTCCTTTGGTCTCTCTTTTGTGGAAACAATTGTTGTTGATGAGCTTGGGGGAACTATCTTGTTTGATACTTCAGATGGTACAAAAGTAAAGATGAATTTTTAA
- a CDS encoding response regulator: MNNLNVLILEDELIIYVHLKKTLQKLGFKHVHIARDAQKAFEIASKTKIDILFSDIKINGDIDGIDAARTMQNLYKLPVVFITAYKDQEILLRASEVDFVGYLLKPYRVDELEAIINLTVAKYKLTMNKDNIIKINGYDFDKTNNKLFKDKQEIKLTKKEQLFIALIFNSKGSVVPYTVIDEVIWQGKLVTDNTRRTFLYRIKHKLVNLEFCVQKSLGILLL, encoded by the coding sequence ATGAATAATTTAAATGTATTGATATTAGAAGATGAACTGATTATATATGTTCATCTAAAAAAGACTCTTCAAAAACTAGGATTTAAACATGTACATATAGCAAGAGATGCACAAAAAGCTTTTGAAATAGCTAGTAAAACAAAAATAGACATACTCTTTTCTGACATAAAAATAAATGGAGATATAGACGGCATAGATGCTGCAAGAACTATGCAAAACTTATATAAGCTTCCCGTTGTCTTTATTACTGCCTATAAAGACCAAGAAATACTACTTCGTGCTAGTGAAGTTGACTTTGTCGGTTATCTGTTAAAACCATACAGAGTAGATGAGCTTGAAGCTATTATAAACTTAACCGTAGCCAAATATAAACTGACAATGAACAAAGATAATATTATCAAAATTAATGGTTATGATTTTGATAAAACAAACAACAAACTTTTTAAAGATAAGCAAGAGATAAAGCTCACAAAAAAAGAGCAACTTTTCATAGCCCTTATATTTAACTCAAAAGGAAGTGTCGTTCCATATACTGTGATTGATGAAGTTATATGGCAAGGGAAACTAGTAACTGACAATACAAGAAGAACATTTTTATATAGGATTAAACACAAGTTAGTTAATCTAGAGTTTTGTGTGCAAAAAAGTCTAGGGATATTATTGTTATAA
- a CDS encoding ATP-binding protein produces the protein MLEELFIKSRDFININNQEYKRYFVKTKKLEHRLSVIIGSRGIGKTTTVAQYINNNYKENEALYINLDDIENTSKYTMTQVAEEFVLNGGKLLCFDEIHKYENWSAELKNIYDRFDKLKIIATGSSALQINKGSHDLSRRAIVYNMVGMSFREFLELHHGYKFDEISLEDVVINHIEIATNIKNIIEKNDQKIIPLFKNYLKHGYYPYFLSMPNEVLFFQTLQQNINVSIESDLLNIYPTLNGNSIKKIKMLLSVIIKSVPFEPKMSELKKAADIKDDRTLKDYLSKLDDAGLIKLLMQNSLSMKAFDKPEKIFLANPNLMYTKEPNIGNLRETFFVNQLDNYYKNKQSLNDEGIFASKQGDFYCEEKYTFEVGGKNKGFHQIKDIPNSYVASDDLEVGIGNKVALWLFGFLY, from the coding sequence ATGCTAGAAGAACTTTTTATCAAAAGTAGAGATTTTATAAATATTAACAATCAAGAGTATAAAAGATATTTTGTAAAAACTAAAAAATTAGAACATAGATTATCTGTTATTATTGGTTCACGAGGTATTGGAAAAACAACAACAGTTGCTCAATACATAAATAATAATTATAAAGAAAATGAAGCCTTATATATAAATCTTGATGATATTGAGAATACTTCAAAATATACTATGACTCAAGTTGCAGAGGAGTTTGTTTTAAATGGTGGTAAGCTTCTTTGTTTTGATGAGATTCATAAGTATGAAAACTGGTCGGCTGAACTCAAAAATATCTATGATAGATTTGATAAGTTAAAGATAATAGCCACAGGAAGTTCTGCCTTACAGATAAATAAAGGGAGTCATGATTTAAGTAGGCGTGCTATAGTTTATAACATGGTAGGAATGAGTTTTAGAGAGTTTTTAGAGCTTCATCATGGATATAAATTTGATGAGATTAGTTTAGAAGATGTAGTAATAAATCATATAGAGATAGCTACAAATATTAAAAATATCATAGAAAAAAATGACCAAAAAATCATACCATTATTTAAAAACTATTTAAAGCATGGATATTATCCTTATTTTTTGTCTATGCCAAATGAAGTTTTATTTTTTCAAACATTACAACAAAATATAAATGTATCTATAGAAAGTGATCTTTTAAATATCTATCCAACGCTAAATGGTAACAGCATAAAAAAAATCAAGATGCTTTTATCTGTTATTATTAAAAGTGTGCCATTTGAACCTAAGATGAGTGAGCTTAAAAAAGCAGCAGATATTAAAGACGATAGAACATTAAAGGATTATTTATCTAAGCTTGATGATGCAGGACTTATTAAACTTTTGATGCAAAATTCATTAAGTATGAAAGCCTTTGATAAACCAGAAAAAATATTTTTGGCAAATCCAAACTTGATGTACACAAAAGAGCCAAATATAGGAAACCTAAGAGAGACATTTTTTGTAAATCAATTAGATAATTATTATAAAAACAAACAATCGCTAAATGATGAAGGAATCTTTGCGAGTAAACAAGGTGATTTTTATTGTGAAGAAAAATATACTTTTGAAGTAGGCGGAAAAAATAAAGGTTTTCATCAGATTAAAGATATACCAAACTCCTATGTTGCTAGTGATGATTTAGAAGTTGGTATTGGTAACAAAGTTGCACTTTGGTTATTTGGATTTTTGTATTGA
- a CDS encoding ATP-binding protein, translating into MKPILQKLSKQWLSKRTPNFYRTLYDDIDFNSKIIGIKGSRGSGKTTLLHQYAKNSKLKASQTLYISCDSPVMAGENLFDIATEFEQYGGKLLLIDEIHKSVDFSSHIKSIYDFLTIKVIFTGSSAMIISHETADLSRRASMHYLPPMSLREFISLKENIKLPSYSLEDLIDNHEDISFEILQVIKPLEQYSNYIKYGAYPFFNESIVDYPMRLQEVINTTIESDLAKIFNIDNDKQSVLKRVLGMLCSTSPYEISKSKLSKDTQISWSTLSKYLTYMKEGDLIHLIDAPQNHKRLNKAQKMLLNNPNLFHVLCADPNIGSIRESYFISQLNHIHQLHYHDKGDFIVDEKYIFEIGGATKGDKQLDNATNSFVVRDEIETGYSNVIPLWLFGFLY; encoded by the coding sequence ATGAAACCTATACTACAAAAACTTTCAAAACAATGGTTATCTAAACGAACACCAAATTTTTATAGAACTCTTTATGATGATATAGATTTTAACAGTAAAATAATTGGTATAAAAGGTAGCCGTGGTTCTGGTAAAACTACCCTACTTCATCAATATGCAAAAAATTCTAAATTAAAAGCTAGTCAAACACTATATATAAGTTGTGATAGTCCAGTAATGGCCGGAGAAAATCTATTTGATATTGCCACTGAGTTTGAGCAATATGGTGGAAAATTATTGCTTATTGATGAGATACACAAATCAGTTGATTTTAGTTCACACATTAAATCTATTTATGATTTTTTAACTATTAAAGTCATATTTACTGGTTCCTCAGCAATGATTATTAGTCATGAAACAGCTGACTTATCTCGAAGAGCTTCCATGCATTACCTTCCACCAATGTCACTACGAGAGTTTATATCTTTAAAAGAAAATATAAAACTACCATCATATTCTCTTGAAGATTTAATAGATAATCATGAAGATATAAGCTTTGAGATACTACAAGTTATCAAACCACTTGAACAATATTCAAATTATATAAAATATGGAGCTTACCCATTTTTTAATGAGTCCATCGTTGATTATCCTATGCGATTACAAGAAGTAATCAATACTACAATTGAATCAGACTTAGCAAAAATATTTAATATAGACAACGATAAACAAAGTGTATTAAAACGAGTTTTAGGAATGTTATGCTCAACTTCTCCATATGAAATAAGCAAATCTAAACTTTCTAAAGATACGCAAATATCTTGGTCAACACTTTCAAAATATTTAACATACATGAAAGAAGGTGATTTAATTCATCTCATAGATGCTCCTCAAAATCATAAACGACTAAATAAGGCACAAAAAATGTTGTTAAACAACCCAAACCTATTTCATGTTCTATGTGCAGATCCAAATATCGGATCAATTAGAGAAAGTTATTTCATATCCCAATTAAATCATATACATCAATTACACTATCATGATAAAGGTGATTTTATTGTTGATGAAAAATATATTTTTGAGATAGGTGGAGCAACAAAGGGAGATAAACAATTAGATAATGCTACAAA